From one Bos indicus isolate NIAB-ARS_2022 breed Sahiwal x Tharparkar chromosome 16, NIAB-ARS_B.indTharparkar_mat_pri_1.0, whole genome shotgun sequence genomic stretch:
- the CHML gene encoding rab proteins geranylgeranyltransferase component A 2, protein MANSLPTEFDVIVMGTGLPESILAAACSRSGQRVLHLDSRSYYGGNWASFSFPGLLSWLKEHQQNSDTGEESPAAWQDMIHETEEAIPLCKKDETIQHAEVFCYASQGMDGNIEELSALQKNPSCVASSTLIKPLDSACLSEETHSSHITSYEVPTQDTPKNNEEITDTAETSVKEEYCGYDTYKHTVSDGTKDEIKPVLEDNSVPPKRKRIAYSQIVKEGRRFNIDLSSKLLYSQGLLIDLLIKSNVSRYAEFKNVTRILAFREGKVEQVPCSRADVFNSKELTMVEKRMLMKFLTFCLDYEQHPEEYQAFTQCSFSEYLKTKNLTPSLQHFILHSIAMMSESSCTTVDGLKATKTFLQCLGRFGNTPFLFPLYGQGEIPQCFCRMCAVFGGIYCLRHKVQCLVVDRESGRCKAIIDHLGQRINAKYFIVEDSYLSEETCSSVQYKQISRAVLITDQSVLKTDSDQQISILIVPPVEPGAHAVRIIELCSSTMTCMKDTYLVHLTCSSSKTAREDLESVVKKLFTPYSETEVDKEELPKPGLLWALYFNMRDSSGVSRSSYNGLPPNVYVCTGPDCGLGSEHAVKQAETLFHEIFPSEEFCPPPPNPEDIFFDGDEKPSEPLGTNNIVMAKLESSEGSKNLESSGKHLQN, encoded by the coding sequence ATGGCCAACAGTCTCCCAACAGAATTTGATGTGATAGTGATGGGGACAGGTCTGCCTGAATCCATCCTTGCCGCTGCATGTTCCAGAAGTGGTCAAAGGGTTCTGCATCTCGATTCAAGAAGTTACTATGGGGGAAACTGGGCTAGTTTCAGCTTTCCAGGATTGCTGTCCTGGTTGAAGGAACATCAGCAAAACAGTGACACTGGGGAGGAAAGCCCTGCTGCATGGCAAGACATGATCCATGAAACAGAAGAAGCCATCCCTCTTTGCAAGAAGGATGAAACCATTCAACACGCCGAAGTTTTTTGTTATGCCAGTCAGGGCATGGATGGCAATATTGAAGAGCTTAGTGCCCTGCAGAAAAATCCTTCTTGTGTAGCATCTAGTACCCTCATAAAACCTCTGGATTCTGCATGCTTGTCTGAGGAAACACACTCATCACACATTACTAGCTATGAAGTGCCTACACAAGACACTCcaaaaaacaatgaagaaataacTGATACGGCAGAAACTTCTGTGAAAGAAGAATATTGTGGGTATGATACTTATAAACACACAGTTTCAGATGGCACTAAAGATGAAATCAAACCTGTACTGGAAGACAACAGTGTGCcaccaaagagaaaaaggattGCTTACTCTCAAATAGTTAAAGAAGGCAGGAGGTTTAATATTGATCTGTCATCGAAGCTGCTTTATTCTCAAGGACTGTTAATTGATCTGTTAATCAAATCAAATGTTAGTCGTTATGCTGAATTTAAAAATGTCACTAGAATTCTTGCATTTCGAGAAGGAAAAGTAGAGCAGGTGCCTTGTTCCAGAGCAGATGTCTTTAATAGCAAAGAGCTCACTATGGTTGAAAAGAGGATGCTAATGAAATTTCTTACATTTTGTTTAGATTATGAACAACATCCTGAGGAATACCAAGCTTTCACACAATGCTCATTTTCAGAGTACTTGAAAACCAAAAACTTAACCCCCAGCCTCCAGCATTTTATACTTCACTCGATTGCCATGATGTCAGAATCCTCTTGCACTACAGTAGATGGCCTTAAAGCAACAAAAACCTTTCTTCAGTGTCTTGGACGGTTTGGCAACACtccctttttatttcccttatatGGCCAAGGTGAAATTCCCCAGTGTTTCTGCAGGATGTGTGCAGTTTTCGGTGGGATATATTGTCTTCGCCATAAAGTACAATGCCTTGTAGTTGACAGAGAATCTGGAagatgtaaagcaattatagatCACCTTGGTCAAAGGATAAATGCTAAATATTTCATTGTGGAAGATAGTTACCTGTCTGAGGAAACATGTTCGAGTGTGCAGTACAAGCAGATATCCAGGGCAGTGCTCATTACAGATCAGTCTGTCCTAAAGACAGATTCAGATCAGCAGATTTCCATTTTGATAGTACCTCCGGTGGAACCAGGAGCACATGCTGTCCGAATCATTGAATTGTGTTCTTCAACCATGACATGCATGAAAGACACCTACCTGGTACATCTGACCTGTTCATCTTCcaaaacagcaagagaagacTTAGAATCAGTGGTGAAGAAATTATTCACCCCGTATTCTGAGACAGAAGTAGACAAGGAAGAACTTCCAAAGCCAGGACTCTTGTGGGCTCTTTATTTTAACATGAGAGATTCCTCGGGAGTCAGCCGTAGCTCATATAATGGCTTGCCTCCCAACGTTTATGTCTGCACTGGGCCTGACTGTGGACTCGGAAGTGAGCATGCCGTCAAGCAAGCTGAAACACTCTTCCACGAGATCTTTCCAAGTGAAGAATtctgccccccacctccaaatCCGGAAGACATTTTCTTTGACGGTGATGAAAAGCCATCAGAGCCTCTTGGAACCAATAATATAGTAATGGCCAAACTAGAATCCTCTGAGGGAAGCAAAAACCTAGAAAGTTCAGGGAAGCAccttcaaaattag